The region ACCACTTGCCTGAAGAGGGGCATTCTTCGAAATCCAGCTCGGTTTTTGGGGCCGAGATTGCATCCGCTCCAACAAAGGCTCCATCGTCTGTTAAGCTCCCCTCATCGAAGACTTTGCCAGCGAATCAGAACGCCGCTGAAGCATCAGCTGCAAAATCTTCCACAGATCACGCGGGTTCGAAGAGTTTCGAAACTCCAGTTCCCCCAAAATCAGCCTCCGGGATCCAGAGAGCTGCGGGCAGTTCGAAAGCCGCGTTAGAGCCTCCTGAAGCCAAACCTGTTGCAACCCCTCCACAGATTGTGGCTGCCAGCGAAGCTCCCATTCTCGAAGCGATCCCTCTTCGTGAAGGTTCTGGCAATTCCATACCTGAGGCCATTCCTGTACGACGTACTGCGAAAGTGATTCGACCCGCTGCAACAACTCCCTCCCCCACAAAAGTCATTTTGGAAGCAATCCCGATTTCCAATACCGATCTGGCGAGCGAACCCTCACAGATGATTGCGGATGTCGAGCAACCGATCAGAGATACGTCCACTTCGAACCGCAACAGCAGTTCACGCTCACAATCCAGTCGTCACAAAGGAACCGCGAAAAAACTTCCCGGCTGGGCAATCCCTGCTGGCATCGCTTTGAGCGTCGTCTTCGTTCTCGGCGCTGGATATACGATCTTCAGCACTTACAGCACTCCCACCAAGACTGTGGATTACAGCCGACCCGACCCCACGTGGATTGATCGACGTGAAACGACAGTGGGGCCTCAAGGTGAGTTCAAAAAGATCTCTGACGCTCTTGCCAAGGTGCGAGCCAACTTCAAACCTGGCGGAGAGAAAGACCGATTCCGCATTGAGGTCGCTGCGGGGATATATCCCGAGCGAATCGTGCTCGATTCACGAGGAAGTGGCCGTAAATGGCCCGAAAACATCACTGTGGCTGGGGCTGAAAATGCAAAAGTCGTGATTCAGGGAGGAACACAAACCGGTGATCCCATCGTGAAGATTCGCGATGTTCAAGGTTTTCAACTCGAAAACATCACAATCAATGCTGAAAAGCATGAAACCGCCATCGAAGTCGGGGATTACCTTTATGGTACACGCCTGACCAATCTGAGCCTTCTGGATTTTTCAAATGCTGGAATCATTGGAAAGGATGTTTCCGGGCTTCTGGATAAGGAATTCACCATCAATGACTGCCTGATTTCAACGAAGTCGGAGAAGGCCGTCGGTGTCCGGCTGGAAGCCAAAGAAACTCTGGCAGATGTGAGTTTGCTTAAAAATCGATTCCATGGCCCGATGGCGGCTGGTGTACTGATTGAAGCCTCCAGTTTTGCTTCGAAAATCCAGATTCGCGAGAATCGTTTTTTCGAATGCGACAACGCAATCGAGTTTGCAGGCGAAGCGTCATGGCTGGGAATTGCCGTCAGTAATAACACGATTGCTGCTGGAAACCAGGGAGTTGTATTTACCGAACAGCCCGGCTCAGACAGCGTGACACTTTCGATCAGACGAAATCTGTTTGCTGGTCTGAAAGGAGCCGAGATTCGTATTCAATCGAATTTCAGTGCCGATGGTTGGAAGAAGGCGACTGAGGGGAGAACTCAGGGTAATGTGACTGACCGTCTGCCCCCCTCACCTGCTCCGGGTGTGATTGATCTGGCAAACTCGGGTGGCAGCCGTGTCGGCAGCAAAATCAGCTTTAAATCGATGGAACCCACTGATCCCAATTTCCTGGTTCCAGCGACTCCAGCGATCCCCAAGCCGACAGATAACGCTTTGGAGCGAGAGCTGAACCATACCGGCGCTATTGGGCAGTAACCCTATGCCCTGTAATGATCTACGGTAATATTCTGCCCCTCGGCACTGACCCTGACTGCGGACAGGTGAACAGGTCTGCTGCCTCACATTCTTTCTCGCAAACCACTTCCCAGCAACGTGTTACGATAACGAGAACATGTCAACGCGATCCTGAATACGGTCGCTGAACCGAAAGACTTGTCGTAAATTCCTGTGAGCTGGTCACTTAAAGTGTACACTTGCGACGTGTCTTCTCAGCCCTGAGGATAAAGGAGTGGCTGGGAAAAGTTTCCGGCCGATCCGAGAGCAGGCAGGAGGCCAGCGAGAACGCTCAGCGAGGAGCGACAGAACCTAAGGGCAAGATACGAGCCCAGAAGTTGACTGTCTATGAGATTCTCTAATCATCATCAATCTGCTCGCAAAGAAGCACCTCAGGCACGGGAACGTGCCGAGCGACATCAGCCGATTGGTCGTAAGGCCAGATCGGTCGTGAGGCCAACCGCAGCCCATCGCAGTCGATCTCCGGGCCGCATGGATCGAGCCGGACAATTCTCTGCCCCGGAGACCTGGCATGATCCCGTCGAACAACAGCAATTTCGGTGTGTCATCGAGACAGCCGGAGATTCGTTTCGTCATGTGGTGACGGAACAGGAAATCCGTGATCGGCTCGCCGAGTTGCCCGAACACTTAGTTTCCGATCTGCAAGTGGTGCAGTTGAGTCGCATGACGCGCAAACGAGCTATCTTCCCGCTTTATGGCATGCAATGGGGCCCAAATGTCTACCTCTACCCACTCGAAGAAAGCTTGATCGAGCGATACGCACGTATGCCCAAGCCACAATTTCGCATCGACTCAGAAATGTACGGTGGGAAATGGGAAGAGGTCGGCGGTATCTGGCAACTCACATGGACCGAACAGACGATTAAAGATTTCTATCTGAATAACGTTCTAATTCACGAAATTGGCCACTTGAACGACCATCGCAATCGCTCTTATATCGACCGTGAACGTTATGCCAACTGGTTCGCCATTGAGTTCGGCTACCGTGCTTCGCGTGGCCGAAGGGTCTAACAAACTCTGGTTCGCCACGTATAGCGGCGGAAATCACACCACAATCACTTTTTCTTCGCTTTGCGATTTCCTGGAGCTGCACCCTGGGTACTCAGGAAACTGGCACCCATTGTCCGGGCATCCTGCCTATAGACAGCCTGCAATGCGGCGGCTGGAGTATCTCCACCCTGAATTCGTTTCACGAAACTCCCGAAGTTCGATGCGCCACCATTTCGCATGAGAAATTCAACAATCGCATAGCCCGCAGGCCCGACATCCGCTGGCGAAAACGTACCATCCTGGAACACATCCTGTGGTTGCTGAATGCTGTATTGCATCGCTTCGGCTGCCCTTGGCTTGAGGGCCACCACATACGGGTTGCCTTTACCAATCGGACCGGACGCAGCCAATGATAAGCCGGTACCTCTGATGAGCCAGTCAGGGAGATCTCCGCCCCCCTTGAGTAATGCAGCAGCAGCCAATTGCTCGGCCAGATTCAGAACTGCCCCTGGAGACTTCTCTGTGGGATCGTCGCCCACGTCGTAAATGGCCACAAGTGCTGTTTCGAGTGTCGGTGA is a window of Planctopirus limnophila DSM 3776 DNA encoding:
- a CDS encoding serine/threonine protein kinase, producing MPAKLSSESFLATVRRSGLIEDDRLNILYAEYAERLNGEADSTDLAQFLVNRNAVTAWQGEKLLQGKHKGFFLGKYRLLSLLGRGGMSSVYLAEHIVMRRRCAIKVLPQKRVSDTSYLGRFHREAQAVASLDHPNIVRAYDVDHQADRDTDIHFLVMEFVDGQSLQELVLKSGQVPFADAADYIRQAALGLSHAHGAGLVHRDIKPGNLLVDHTGVVKVLDLGLARFFSDTGDDALTIQHDEKVLGTADYLAPEQALDSHSVDARADIYSLGCTLYFLLTGSPPFTEGTLAQRLMAHQTKQPPSIESKRPDVPVELAAIVRKMMAKSPGDRPASAMAVAETLENWLKQYRSGEVSSGGVSVESDVLQQEDAHPAAVAGLEFPPREPLPTDMSVAPAGDELSAFLTSLSGGVSTPLPEPVPQRKTPEVAKPSTDSAKGKKSSSSTGQPVHDFQFLEPLNHLPEEGHSSKSSSVFGAEIASAPTKAPSSVKLPSSKTLPANQNAAEASAAKSSTDHAGSKSFETPVPPKSASGIQRAAGSSKAALEPPEAKPVATPPQIVAASEAPILEAIPLREGSGNSIPEAIPVRRTAKVIRPAATTPSPTKVILEAIPISNTDLASEPSQMIADVEQPIRDTSTSNRNSSSRSQSSRHKGTAKKLPGWAIPAGIALSVVFVLGAGYTIFSTYSTPTKTVDYSRPDPTWIDRRETTVGPQGEFKKISDALAKVRANFKPGGEKDRFRIEVAAGIYPERIVLDSRGSGRKWPENITVAGAENAKVVIQGGTQTGDPIVKIRDVQGFQLENITINAEKHETAIEVGDYLYGTRLTNLSLLDFSNAGIIGKDVSGLLDKEFTINDCLISTKSEKAVGVRLEAKETLADVSLLKNRFHGPMAAGVLIEASSFASKIQIRENRFFECDNAIEFAGEASWLGIAVSNNTIAAGNQGVVFTEQPGSDSVTLSIRRNLFAGLKGAEIRIQSNFSADGWKKATEGRTQGNVTDRLPPSPAPGVIDLANSGGSRVGSKISFKSMEPTDPNFLVPATPAIPKPTDNALERELNHTGAIGQ